The following are encoded together in the Bacteroidales bacterium genome:
- a CDS encoding addiction module protein: MEKQQIESLQKLTWAEKFDLIQLLWTDIASENERLDIPEDHKKILRQRLDRIDRGDAKFKRWEEIRSKYIQA; encoded by the coding sequence ATGGAAAAACAACAAATTGAATCACTCCAAAAGTTGACATGGGCTGAAAAGTTTGATCTGATCCAATTATTATGGACTGATATCGCCAGTGAAAACGAAAGGTTGGATATACCTGAAGATCATAAAAAAATCCTCAGGCAGAGACTTGATCGAATTGATCGTGGAGATGCTAAATTTAAAAGGTGGGAAGAAATCAGATCGAAATACATTCAGGCATGA
- a CDS encoding ATP-binding protein yields MIKRILKISIEKELFGGKALIIMGARQTGKTTLLNEIFANREKVIWFNADEPDVVALFENPNSVRLKSIFGDNRIVVIDEAQRIENVGLKFKLITDTLQDIQLVATGSSSFDLSNKINEPLTGRKWEHKLFPVSTQEMINHHGLLDEMRKLPDRLIYGFYPEVLTSPGKERKVLKEITDSYLYKDLLKLDGINKSDKLIKLLQALAYQVGSEVSYNELGSIINLDNETVEKYITILEKAYVIFRLGVFSRNLRSELKRTRKVYFYDNGIRNAIIANFALPELRQDIGALWENFIISERMKYLHYNEVWSNCYFWRTQDQQEIDFIEERDGVLHAAEFKWNAKKIPRLSKTFTNAYPNHTFRVITPENYESFVSNVGYDQ; encoded by the coding sequence ATGATAAAACGAATATTAAAAATTAGCATCGAAAAGGAGCTATTTGGAGGAAAAGCGCTGATAATAATGGGCGCACGACAAACAGGGAAAACAACGCTATTGAACGAAATTTTCGCAAATCGTGAAAAAGTTATCTGGTTCAATGCTGATGAGCCCGATGTAGTCGCGCTGTTTGAAAATCCAAATTCGGTAAGGTTGAAGTCAATATTTGGAGATAACAGAATCGTAGTCATTGATGAAGCTCAGAGAATAGAAAATGTTGGGCTGAAATTCAAACTGATAACCGATACCTTGCAGGACATTCAGTTAGTAGCCACAGGCTCTTCATCATTTGATCTGTCAAACAAGATAAATGAACCCCTAACCGGGCGAAAGTGGGAACACAAACTATTTCCTGTTTCCACGCAGGAGATGATCAATCATCACGGACTTCTCGATGAGATGAGAAAACTGCCTGATCGTCTTATTTATGGTTTCTATCCGGAGGTGCTCACCTCACCGGGAAAAGAGCGCAAAGTATTGAAAGAAATAACGGATAGCTACCTCTACAAGGACCTCCTTAAACTTGATGGGATAAACAAATCCGATAAGTTGATCAAGTTACTTCAGGCATTGGCTTATCAGGTTGGTAGTGAGGTTTCTTACAATGAACTGGGCAGTATAATCAACCTGGACAATGAGACCGTAGAAAAGTACATCACTATTCTTGAAAAAGCATATGTGATCTTCCGGCTGGGTGTATTCTCGCGAAATTTGCGCAGTGAGCTCAAGCGTACCCGGAAAGTTTATTTTTATGACAATGGAATAAGGAACGCGATCATTGCCAACTTTGCCTTGCCCGAGCTTCGACAGGACATTGGCGCACTGTGGGAAAATTTCATCATCAGCGAGAGAATGAAATATCTGCATTACAACGAGGTTTGGAGCAACTGCTATTTCTGGCGCACACAGGATCAACAGGAAATTGATTTTATTGAAGAACGGGATGGGGTGCTTCATGCAGCCGAATTCAAATGGAATGCAAAGAAAATCCCACGTTTGTCGAAGACCTTTACCAATGCTTATCCCAATCACACTTTCAGGGTCATCACACCGGAGAATTACGAAAGTTTTGTCAGCAATGTTGGCTATGATCAGTGA
- a CDS encoding type II toxin-antitoxin system RelE/ParE family toxin, whose protein sequence is MSQFEYVLLDSAEDDLDETFIWYELHKQGLGVEFILEVEKTFLRISQFPLAAEKNFENTFRLVMRKFPYSIYYRIDLTTFHVHILGVLHHKRNPKTLKDRM, encoded by the coding sequence ATGAGCCAATTCGAATACGTTCTGCTCGATTCGGCGGAGGATGATCTCGACGAGACCTTTATCTGGTATGAGTTGCACAAACAAGGACTTGGCGTTGAATTTATCCTTGAAGTTGAAAAAACATTCTTGCGCATCAGTCAATTCCCCCTGGCAGCAGAAAAGAATTTCGAGAATACTTTCAGATTGGTGATGAGGAAGTTTCCTTACAGTATTTATTATCGCATTGATCTCACCACCTTTCATGTTCATATTCTCGGCGTTTTACACCATAAACGAAACCCAAAGACACTGAAAGACAGGATGTAG